The DNA window AGCTATATAACGGGAACGGTCCTGGTCGTGGACGGGGGGTTTCTGGCTTAGCCTTATTAAAATTTTATTCACAGACACAGACGGACAACCACAAGATTTGACTATTTTTCCAAGAAATGAATGGATATAAAAAAGGCCTTTTTCGGGAAAGGAGGGAGGAGAAAAACTTTCTGTTTAAGTCAATCATTAATCATAATGGATAAACAAAGGCAATTTTTTCGAGGAGGGACTTAACATGAGGAACATAAGAATATTGTTGTTGGGGTTAGTTGCTTTGGGTATTATGGGCAGCCAGGCTATAGGGCAGGATAAGCCGATCATTATCGGAAATATGGCCGATTTTACAGGAACCTATGCCGCCATGTCCAAAATGCAGAAGGACAGCGTCGATATGGCGGTGGCGGAAATTAACAACTCCGGCGGTCTGCTGGGCCGTAAAGTCAAGGTAATCGATGAAGACACCCAAACCAGTACTTCCATCGCGGCTCGTAAAATGGAGCGCCTTGTCCTTGAGGAGAAGGCCGATTTTCTGATTGCTCCGGTTACCTCCGCCTCCACGCTGGCCATCATGCCTCTGGCTCAAAAGTATAATAAACTGTTGATGGTTCCCATGTCGCAGTCTATAAAAATTACCGGGGAAGACAAGAACAAACAAACCTTTCGCGTCTGCGCCAACCCCTCCATTACAGCGAAAGGTCTGGTAAAATGGATGTTGGCCAACCTCGGGAAGAAAGTTTATCTGCTCAATGTGGATTACGCCTGGGGCAGATCCACGTCCGAAGTCTATAACAAGCTTTTAAAGGAAATGGGAGCCAATATTGTGGGTGAAACTTTCTTCCCCCTCAATACCAAGGATTTC is part of the Deltaproteobacteria bacterium genome and encodes:
- a CDS encoding ABC transporter substrate-binding protein; translated protein: MRNIRILLLGLVALGIMGSQAIGQDKPIIIGNMADFTGTYAAMSKMQKDSVDMAVAEINNSGGLLGRKVKVIDEDTQTSTSIAARKMERLVLEEKADFLIAPVTSASTLAIMPLAQKYNKLLMVPMSQSIKITGEDKNKQTFRVCANPSITAKGLVKWMLANLGKKVYLLNVDYAWGRSTSEVYNKLLKEMGANIVGETFFPLNTKDFAPYFGRIKAAKPDILFITAAGNDSISVLSQAEQYGLKKLMHICGDGSLVSSDILGALGSSANSIITADYYADTLNTPANNAWVARYKKLYGASPSKFSVSSYEAVMWAAQAIKKAGSLDTQKIIAALEGSTYNGPQGVKVMDSETHQTSLVVYMIKIDNGLQKIFAKGE